One segment of Megachile rotundata isolate GNS110a chromosome 4, iyMegRotu1, whole genome shotgun sequence DNA contains the following:
- the LOC100883186 gene encoding lysosomal Pro-X carboxypeptidase, translating to MKFNALLLIFVALWQLTVQHIFPNIHDGNFKRQFRSRIELVNAKYKYEYKTIDMPVDHFDFASVDKFKLRYLMNDTWVKTNNAPIFFYTGNEGDIEGFAQNSGFMWDIAPEFGALLIFAEHRYYGESMPYGNKSYTDIKYLGYLSSEQALADYVDLIQYLRSDSKHKHSPVIVFGGSYGGMLSAWMRMKYPHIVQGAIACSAPILQFTTECEVFSRIVTSDFKMAHRNCPKLIRKSWNAINNITSNDEGKKWLSENWKLCQPLKNENDVEVFKSYLSDIYGNFAMVNYPYASDFLAPLPPFPIKVACEYLTNESLVGKELLTALHDAVNVFTNYTGETKCLNLNTSTPQLNDRGWHFQACTEMVMPLCSDGINDMFEPTPWNFEEYSKECEKLFSIKPQPNMACNQYGCEDLSTATNIVFSNGLLDPWSSGGVLRNLSESAIAIIIPEGAHHLDLRGSHTNDPFSVVIARNYHRYYINKWIQEYHEKKGKIMN from the exons ATGAAGTTTAACGCAttgcttttaatttttgttgCGTTGTGGCAACTAACAGTACAGCACATTTTTCCAAATATACACGatggaaattttaaaagacAGTTTCGTTCACGAATTGAATTAGTGAACGCAAAATacaaatatgaatataaaaCGATTGACATGCCA gtGGATCATTTTGACTTTGCTTCAGTAGATAAGTTTAAGTTAAGATATCTTATGAATGATACTTGGGTGAAGACAAATAATGcaccaatttttttttatactgGAAATGAAGGTGATATTGAAGGATTTGCTCAAAATTCT gGATTTATGTGGGACATAGCACCAGAATTTGGagctttattaatttttgctgAACATCGTTATTATGGAGAATCTATGCCATATGGCAATAAATCTTACACAGATATTAAGTATTTAGGATATTTATCATCAGAACAAGCTCTTGCAGATTATGTTGATCTTATTCAGTATTTAAGATCAGACTCAAAACACAAGCATAGTCCTGTTATAGTTTTTGGTGGTTCATATGGTGGTATGCTTAGTGCATGGATGCGTATGAAGTATCCTCATATCGTACAAGG AGCAATTGCATGTTCAGCTCCAATATTACAGTTTACTACAGAATGTGAAGTCTTTTCAAGAATAGTTACATCTGATTTTAAAATGGCTCATCGTAATTGTCCAAAACTTATTCGCAAATCATGGAATGCAATTAACAATATAACATCAAAcg ATGAGGGAAAAAAGTGGTTatcagaaaattggaaactgtgTCAaccattaaaaaatgaaaatgatgtTGAAGTATTCAAATCTTATTTAAGTGatatatatggaaattttgcaatGGTAAATTATCCATATGCATCTGACTTTCTGGCACCTTTACCACCTTTCCCTATTAAA GTTGCATGTGAATATTTAACAAATGAATCATTAGTAGGAAAAGAGCTATTGACAGCACTACATGATGCAGTTAATGTGTTTACTAATTATACTGGAGAAACAAAATGTTTGAACCTAAATACCTCTACACCACAATTAAATGATCGTGGATGGCATTTTCAAGCTTGTACAGAAATGGTAATGCCACTATGTTCAGATGGAATCAATGATATGTTTGAACCTACTCCATGGAATTTTGAAGAATATTCCAAAGAATGTGAGAAGCTATTTTCAATAAAACCACAGCCTAATATGGCTTGTAATCAATATGGTTGTGAAGATTTATCAACAGCAACAAACATTGTCTTCAG TAATGGTTTATTGGATCCATGGTCTAGTGGTGGAGTATTGCGTAACTTATCCGAATCAGCAATAGCAATAATAATTCCTGAAGGCGCTCACCACCTTGATTTAAGGGGTAGTCATACTAATGATCCATTCAGTGTTGTTATAGCACGAAATTATCATCgctattatataaataaatggaTCCAAGAATATCacgaaaagaaaggaaaaataatgaattaa
- the Klp64D gene encoding kinesin-like protein 64D translates to MPGTEDSTTELGEIENVRVVVRVRPLNGKELDGHCKNIIRVDTINSEITIENPNAAQGEPPKFFCFDAVFDTDSTQVDIYNETARPIVDKVLQGYNGTIFAYGQTGTGKTYTMSGAKTSPQLRGIIPNTFAHIFGHIAKAHDNQKFLVRATYLEIYNEEVRDLLGKDQNSRLEVKERPDIGVFVKDLSGYVVNNADDLDRIMSLGNKNRVVGATAMNVSSSRSHAIFTITVESSQLGEDGEQHVKMGKLHLVDLAGSERQSKTKASGVRLREATKINLSLSTLGNVISALVDGQSSHVPYRNSKLTRLLQDSLGGNSKTLMCANISPADINYDETISTLRYANRAKNIKNRARINEDPKDALLRQFQVEIEQLRKQLEENGAEISESEDDSEDSEETGETKHEKKVRRRRSQILTMEELEDGDVDSTEKVDKAEREDKSPDDKDVIELKRTQSEKEALREKMQNLQNKILVGGENLLEKAEAQEQLLAAAAIELEQRKSREEQLKKAIEAKEAERIDIEEKYSSLQEEAAGKTKKLARVYTMLMSVKAELSDLQQEHQREMEGLLEGVRGIGRELQLQELIVNSYIPVQYQTMIERYVHWNEDIGEWQLKCVAYTGNNMRKAQATPPVGSNKDQTQPDMSNIYLSYNNGIDNTFVQPKKIRGRSGVPRPTTAHRRTPH, encoded by the exons ATGCCGGGGACTGAA gACAGTACGACGGAACTCGGAGAAATAGAGAATGTCAGAGTTGTAGTCCGTGTTCGACCTTTAAATGGGAAGGAGTTGGACGGACATTGCAAAAATATAATACGCGTAGACACTATTAATAGTGAAATAACCATTGAAAATCCTAATGCCGCACAGGGAGAACCACCAAAATTCTTTTGTTTTGATGCTGTTTTTGATACGGACTCGACACAAGTTGATATTTATAATGAAACTGCAAGACCTATTGTGGATAAAGTTTTGCAAGGATACAATGGAACCATATTTGCATATGGACAAACTGGCACTGGTAAAACTTATACCATGTCAGGAGCTAAAACATCTCCTCAGCTTAGAGGAATTATTCCTAATACCTTCGCACATATTTTTGGACACATAGCTAAAGCTCATGATAATCAAAA ATTTCTGGTACGTGCaacgtatttagaaatttacaatgaAGAAGTAAGAGATCTGTTAGGTAAAGATCAAAATTCAAGACTGGAAGTAAAAGAAAGACCTGACATTGGAGTATTCGTAAAAGATCTTAGTGGATATGTCGTAAATAATGCTGATGATTTAGACAGAATAATGTCTCTTGGTAACAAAAATC GTGTTGTTGGAGCTACAGCAATGAATGTGTCCAGTTCAAGGTCTCATGCAATATTTACAATTACAGTGGAATCTAGTCAACTTGGAGAAGATGGTGAACAACATGTTAAAATGGGAAAACTTCATTTAGTTGATTTAGCT GGTTCAGAAAGACAGAGCAAAACAAAAGCTTCTGGAGTTCGTTTAAGAGAAGcgacgaaaattaatttatcactTTCAACATTAGGTAATGTAATATCTGCATTGGTTGATGGTCAAAGTTCACATGTGCCTTACAGAAATTCCAAACTGACAAGATTGCTTCAAGATTCTTTGGGTGGTAATTCAAAAACGTTGATG TGTGCAAATATAAGCCCTGCAGACATAAATTATGACGAAACTATAAGCACGCTTCGTTACGCGAACCgtgctaaaaatataaaaaatagagCGAGAATTAATGAAGATCCAAAGGATGCTCTGCTTCGACAATTTCAAGTAGAAATTGAACAGTTACGCAAGCAATTAGAAGAAAATGGTGCCGAAATTTCAGAATCTGAAGATGATTCTGAAGATTCTGAAGAAACGGGAGAAACTAAACACGAAAAGAAAGTAAGGCGCAGAAGAAGTCAAATACTCACAATGGAAGAACTTGAAGATGGTGATGTAGATTCAACTGAGAAAGTTGATAAAGCTGAGAGAGAAGATAAAAGTCCAGATGATAAAGATGTCATAGAATTGAAAAGAACTCA GAGTGAAAAGGAGGCATTACGAGAAAAAATGCAAAACTTACAAAATAAGATTTTAGTCGGAGGcgaaaatttattagaaaaagcAGAAGCTCAGGAACAATTATTGGCTGCTGCAGCAATTGAACTGGAACAACGTAAAAGTAGAGAAGAACAACTGAAAAAAGCTATTGAAGCCAAAGAAGCTGAGCGCATTGACATAGAAGAGAAATATTCTTCTCTGCAAGAAGAAGCAGCaggaaaaactaaaaaattagctCGAGTGTACACGATGTTAATGTCTGTTAAAGCGGAATTATCCGATTTACAACAAGAACACCAAAGAGAGATGGAAGGTCTTTTAGAAGGAGTCAGGGGTATTGGAAGAGAACTGCAACTGCAAGAATTAATCGTAAACAGTTATATTCCAGTTCAATATCAA ACAATGATTGAAAGATATGTTCATTGGAATGAAGATATTGGAGAATGGCAACTAAAATGTGTGGCATATActggtaataatatgcgtaaagCACAGGCTACCCCACCTGTAGGAAGTAATAAAGAT CAAACTCAGCCGGATATGTCAAATATATATCTCTCTTACAATAATGGAATCGACAATACTTTTGTGCAACCAAAAAAAATACGAGGACGATCTGGAGTTCCAAGACCAACTACGGCACACAGGCGTACACCACACTAA